Proteins encoded within one genomic window of Halorussus salilacus:
- a CDS encoding 50S ribosomal protein L14: MEALKADVTQGLEKGSLLTCADNTGAREIKVISVSGYSGTKSRHPKAGIGDKVTVSVTKGTPEMRRQVLEAVIVRQRKPIRRPDGTRVKFEDNAAVIIDDVEEPRGTEIKGPIAREVAERFGSIASTATMIV; this comes from the coding sequence ATGGAAGCGCTCAAGGCCGACGTGACCCAGGGCCTCGAAAAGGGCTCGCTGCTGACGTGCGCCGACAACACCGGCGCGCGTGAGATCAAGGTCATCAGCGTGTCGGGCTACTCGGGCACCAAGAGCCGACACCCGAAGGCGGGTATCGGCGACAAGGTGACCGTCTCGGTCACCAAGGGGACGCCCGAGATGCGCCGACAGGTGCTGGAGGCGGTCATCGTCCGCCAGCGCAAGCCCATCCGTCGTCCCGACGGCACGCGCGTCAAGTTCGAGGACAACGCGGCCGTCATCATCGACGACGTCGAGGAGCCGCGCGGGACCGAGATCAAGGGTCCCATCGCGCGAGAAGTCGCCGAGCGGTTCGGAAGCATCGCGAGCACGGCTACGATGATAGTATGA
- the rplX gene encoding 50S ribosomal protein L24, with product MTRQPRKQRNKTENASLHERHAQVTATLSDDLREEFDARSVRVNVGDTVEVMRGDFAGTEGEVIDVDLRDAVVRVEDVTVEKADGEEVPRPLDASNLRVTDLDLEDDRREARLRGDEE from the coding sequence ATGACTCGACAACCACGCAAACAGCGAAACAAGACCGAGAACGCCTCGCTCCACGAGCGTCACGCCCAGGTCACGGCCACGCTGTCCGACGACCTCCGCGAGGAGTTCGACGCCCGGAGCGTCCGGGTCAACGTCGGCGACACGGTCGAAGTGATGCGCGGGGACTTCGCCGGAACGGAAGGCGAGGTCATCGACGTGGACCTTCGCGACGCGGTCGTTCGCGTCGAGGACGTGACGGTCGAGAAGGCCGACGGCGAGGAGGTCCCGCGACCGCTCGACGCGAGCAACCTTCGCGTGACCGACCTCGACCTAGAGGACGACCGGCGCGAGGCGCGCCTACGAGGTGACGAAGAATGA
- a CDS encoding 30S ribosomal protein S4e has product MSNHQKRLSVPKSWPVERKTDTFTVKAQGPHGEDGVPLLIVLRDVLGYVGSKKEARYALEHGSVLVNGDEGVSEDRPIGMFDILAFTEREEYYRVFPDEGGRLALTPIDADAADSKLAKIEDKTLVSGGRTQLNLHDGKNLLVEDPSEYAAGDSIVVSNDDDEIVAHFPYEEGSLVTAVRGSHAGDIGEIDEIQVTPGSGSNNVIVEGDDDTFETVEEYVVVIDENFTGDGGDGE; this is encoded by the coding sequence ATGAGCAACCACCAGAAACGACTCTCCGTACCGAAATCCTGGCCGGTCGAGCGAAAGACCGACACCTTCACCGTGAAGGCCCAAGGGCCCCACGGCGAGGACGGCGTTCCGCTGCTCATCGTGCTGCGGGACGTGCTGGGCTACGTCGGCTCGAAGAAGGAAGCGCGGTACGCGCTCGAACACGGTAGCGTGCTGGTCAACGGCGACGAGGGCGTCTCCGAGGACCGACCCATCGGGATGTTCGACATCCTGGCGTTCACCGAGCGCGAGGAGTACTACCGCGTGTTCCCCGACGAGGGCGGTCGGCTCGCGCTGACGCCCATCGACGCAGACGCCGCCGACAGCAAGCTCGCGAAGATCGAGGACAAGACGCTGGTCTCGGGCGGCCGGACTCAGCTCAACCTCCACGACGGCAAGAACCTGCTCGTCGAGGACCCGAGCGAGTACGCCGCTGGCGACTCCATCGTCGTCAGCAACGACGACGACGAGATCGTCGCCCACTTCCCCTACGAGGAGGGGAGCCTCGTGACCGCAGTTCGCGGGTCGCACGCGGGCGACATCGGCGAGATCGACGAGATTCAGGTCACGCCCGGAAGCGGTTCGAACAACGTCATCGTCGAGGGCGACGACGACACCTTCGAGACGGTCGAGGAGTACGTCGTGGTCATCGACGAGAACTTCACTGGCGACGGAGGTGACGGCGAATGA
- a CDS encoding 50S ribosomal protein L5 — protein MSEAEADFHEMREPTIEKVVVHMGVGEGGRELADAEEIIEDVTGQQSVRTLAKATKPEFGIRQGDPIGAKVTLRDDDAEEFLAKALPLSDVSATQFDDTGNFSFGVEEHTEFPSQEYDPNVGIYGLDVTVNLVRPGYRVSKRDKVTRSIPSGHRLNAEDAIAYLEANFDVEVDE, from the coding sequence ATGAGCGAAGCCGAAGCCGACTTCCACGAGATGCGCGAGCCGACCATCGAGAAGGTCGTCGTCCACATGGGCGTGGGCGAGGGCGGCCGCGAGCTCGCCGACGCCGAGGAGATCATCGAGGACGTGACCGGACAGCAGAGCGTCCGGACGCTGGCGAAGGCGACCAAGCCCGAGTTCGGCATCCGTCAGGGCGACCCCATCGGCGCGAAGGTGACCCTTCGCGACGACGACGCCGAGGAGTTCCTCGCGAAGGCCCTGCCGCTGAGCGACGTCTCGGCCACCCAGTTCGACGACACCGGGAACTTCAGCTTCGGCGTCGAGGAACACACCGAGTTCCCGAGCCAGGAGTACGACCCGAACGTCGGCATCTACGGTCTCGACGTGACGGTCAACCTCGTGCGCCCCGGCTACCGGGTCAGCAAGCGAGACAAGGTGACCCGCTCGATTCCGTCGGGCCACCGGCTGAACGCCGAGGACGCCATCGCGTACCTCGAAGCCAACTTCGACGTGGAGGTAGACGAATGA
- a CDS encoding 30S ribosomal protein S14 — translation MSESETESDATGEHAAKRTGQIEECQRCGRKQGLVGKYDIYLCRQCFREIARSMGFKKYR, via the coding sequence ATGAGCGAAAGCGAAACCGAATCCGACGCGACGGGAGAACACGCGGCCAAGCGCACCGGCCAGATCGAGGAGTGCCAGCGATGCGGCCGAAAGCAGGGGCTCGTCGGCAAGTACGACATCTACCTGTGTCGCCAGTGCTTCCGCGAGATCGCCCGGAGCATGGGATTCAAGAAGTACCGATAA
- a CDS encoding 30S ribosomal protein S8 — protein MAGNDPLSNALSGVDNAESVGHLDHTVQPASNEIGSVLEVFYDRGYIDGFEFVDDGKAGRFEVELKGAINECGAVKPRYSTGADEFEKWEKRFLPARDYGALVVTTSRGVMSHYEARERGVGGQIIAYVY, from the coding sequence ATGGCAGGAAACGATCCGCTGTCCAACGCGCTCTCGGGCGTCGACAACGCCGAGAGCGTCGGGCATCTGGACCACACGGTACAGCCCGCCTCGAACGAGATCGGCAGCGTACTCGAGGTCTTCTACGACCGCGGGTACATCGACGGCTTCGAGTTCGTCGACGACGGCAAAGCCGGTCGATTCGAGGTCGAACTGAAAGGCGCGATAAACGAGTGCGGTGCGGTCAAGCCCCGGTACTCGACCGGAGCAGACGAGTTCGAGAAGTGGGAGAAGCGGTTCCTCCCCGCCCGCGATTACGGGGCGCTCGTCGTCACGACCAGCCGCGGCGTCATGAGCCACTACGAGGCCCGCGAACGCGGCGTCGGTGGCCAGATAATCGCGTACGTGTACTAA
- a CDS encoding 50S ribosomal protein L6 produces MPRVELEIPDEVSAEKDHLELTVEGSNGSVTRRLWYPDVSVEVDGETVVIESDEDDAKTTATIGTFESHVRNMFHGVTEGWEYTMEVFYSHFPMQVRSEGDEVVIENFLGEKAPRRTPIHGDTQVEVDDETLRLHGPSIEDVGQTAADIEQLTRVQGKDTRVFQDGVYITEKPQTGGV; encoded by the coding sequence ATGCCACGAGTAGAACTGGAGATTCCGGACGAGGTAAGCGCCGAGAAGGACCACCTCGAACTCACCGTCGAGGGGTCGAACGGCAGCGTCACGCGACGCCTCTGGTACCCCGACGTGTCCGTCGAAGTCGACGGCGAAACGGTGGTCATCGAGAGCGACGAAGACGACGCGAAGACGACCGCGACCATCGGCACGTTCGAGAGCCATGTGCGAAACATGTTCCACGGCGTGACCGAGGGCTGGGAGTACACCATGGAGGTGTTCTACTCCCACTTCCCGATGCAGGTCCGCAGTGAGGGCGACGAGGTCGTCATCGAGAACTTCCTCGGGGAGAAGGCCCCGCGGCGGACGCCCATCCACGGCGACACGCAGGTCGAGGTCGACGACGAGACCCTGCGCCTGCACGGGCCCAGCATTGAGGACGTCGGCCAGACGGCCGCCGACATCGAGCAGCTGACCCGCGTGCAGGGCAAGGACACCCGCGTGTTCCAGGACGGCGTCTACATCACCGAGAAACCGCAGACTGGAGGTGTCTAA
- a CDS encoding 50S ribosomal protein L32e, producing MADEPQELEDISGVGPSKADSLEEAGFDSVEDVKAASQDELAEVEGIGNALAARIKADVGGLEVEEETEAEIEDDEEPEEAEEADKEVETELRPRGLVEKTPDLTDREEELLTQRKRVGKPQFNRQDYHKKKRTPTSWRRPRGQLSKQRRGVKGKGPKVEAGYRTPKAVRGKHPSGFEEVRVHNVDDLDGVDGDREAVRIASKVGARKRERIEEQAEERDIRVLNPTYVEVEVEE from the coding sequence ATGGCAGACGAACCCCAAGAGCTGGAAGACATCAGCGGCGTCGGCCCGAGCAAGGCCGACTCGCTCGAAGAGGCGGGCTTCGACTCCGTCGAGGACGTCAAGGCCGCCAGTCAGGACGAGCTCGCCGAGGTCGAAGGCATCGGGAACGCGCTCGCGGCCCGCATCAAGGCCGACGTGGGCGGTCTCGAAGTCGAAGAAGAGACCGAGGCCGAGATCGAAGACGACGAAGAGCCCGAGGAGGCCGAGGAGGCCGACAAGGAGGTCGAGACCGAGCTTCGACCCCGCGGGCTGGTCGAGAAGACCCCCGACCTCACCGACCGCGAGGAGGAACTGCTGACCCAGCGCAAGCGCGTCGGGAAACCGCAGTTCAACCGACAGGACTACCACAAGAAGAAGCGCACGCCCACTTCGTGGCGACGCCCCCGCGGCCAGCTCTCCAAGCAGCGCCGCGGCGTCAAGGGCAAGGGCCCGAAGGTCGAGGCGGGCTACCGCACGCCGAAGGCGGTGCGCGGCAAGCACCCCAGCGGCTTCGAAGAGGTGCGGGTCCACAACGTCGACGACCTCGACGGCGTCGACGGCGACCGCGAGGCGGTCCGAATCGCCTCGAAGGTCGGCGCTCGCAAGCGCGAGCGCATCGAGGAACAGGCCGAAGAGCGGGACATCCGCGTCCTGAACCCGACCTACGTCGAAGTGGAGGTCGAAGAATGA